One segment of Brassica napus cultivar Da-Ae chromosome C3, Da-Ae, whole genome shotgun sequence DNA contains the following:
- the LOC125583694 gene encoding GDSL esterase/lipase At2g04570, with protein sequence MGHLKSLFTLLFFFIITTSIAVTFAGKIPAVIVFGDSTVDAGNNNYIPTVARSNFEPYGRDFDGGKPTGRFCNGKIATDFMSEAIGLKPTIPAYLDPSYNISDFATGVTFASAATGYDNATSDVLSVLPLWKQLEYYKEYQTKLEAYQGKDRATDTITNSLYLISIGTNDFLENYFAFPGRSSQYSIDLYQDFLAGIAKDFVTKLHGLGARKISLGGLPPMGCMPLERATNIGTGGECVGRFNDIAVQFNGKLERLVEKLSKELSGSVLVFSNPYEPFMRIIKNPSSFGFEVAAAACCATGMFEMGYSCQRNNPFTCSNADKYVFWDSFHPTQKTHRIMANFLMNDTFSHFL encoded by the exons ATGGGACACCTCAAAAGTCTTTTCacacttctcttcttcttcataataACTACGTCGATAGCAGTAACGTTTGCCGGTAAAATACCCGCCGTCATCGTATTCGGCGACTCAACCGTTGATGCGGGTAACAACAACTATATCCCAACGGTCGCAAGAAGCAACTTTGAGCCATATGGACGGGACTTTGATGGTGGGAAACCGACTGGGAGGTTTTGTAACGGAAAGATTGCGACGGATTTTATGTCGGAAGCCATAGGGCTCAAACCAACAATTCCGGCATACTTGGATCCTTCTTACAACATTTCAGATTTTGCAACAGGTGTCACTTTTGCTTCTGCTGCCACCGGCTACGACAACGCCACTTCTGATGTGCTG TCGGTTCTTCCACTGTGGAAACAACTTGAATACTACAAAGAATACCAAACAAAACTAGAAGCATACCAAGGAAAAGACCGAGCCACAGATACCATAACCAACTCTCTCTACCTCATAAGCATAGGGACCAACGACTTCCTGGAGAACTACTTTGCCTTTCCGGGACGTTCTTCTCAATATTCGATCGATCTTTACCAAGATTTTCTAGCTGGAATCGCCAAAGACTTTGTGACGAAGCTGCACGGACTTGGCGCTAGGAAGATTTCACTAGGTGGGTTGCCTCCAATGGGATGCATGCCTTTAGAGAGAGCCACCAACATTGGCACGGGAGGAGAGTGCGTTGGACGCTTTAACGACATTGCGGTCCAGTTCAACGGCAAGCTTGAGAGGCTTGTTGAGAAGCTGAGCAAAGAGCTTTCTGGTTCCGTCCTCGTTTTCTCAAATCCCTATGAACCATTTATGCGAATCATCAAGAACCCTTCCTCTTTTGGGTTCGAGGTGGCCGCAGCGGCTTGCTGTGCGACGGGGATGTTCGAGATGGGATATAGTTGCCAAAGGAATAACCCCTTCACATGTTCAAACGCAGACAAGTATGTGTTTTGGGACTCGTTTCATCCAACACAGAAGACTCATCGCATCATGGCCAATTTTCTCATGAACGACACATTCTCTCACTTCCTATAG